Proteins from one Candidatus Thermoplasmatota archaeon genomic window:
- a CDS encoding glycosyltransferase family 2 protein has translation MPRAHVVIPMRNAARTIGAVLDAVLPQAPVVWCVDDASADASADIARAKGARVVVSGRASAAHTRNTGWEAARDAGAEHVLFLDSDAIPVSGWAAALAGRLAKGDADIAGGHVASRPSTRFERAYDRMYEAIDARSFRDGSALLSGATLGVRASLYDTARFDPTLPGALCEDVDFLARAMKAGARAVYVPEAVVHHHHPPNLRAFVRQETRRGRGRAIIVARHPERAGDASVRSWPGWVWDVTVKAPWHLEHARRAAGFDPAVMGLHWLRMAAGHWGYLREAARLNRSRS, from the coding sequence GTGCCTCGCGCGCACGTCGTCATCCCGATGCGCAACGCCGCGCGCACGATCGGCGCCGTGCTCGACGCCGTCCTCCCGCAGGCGCCCGTCGTCTGGTGCGTCGACGACGCAAGCGCCGACGCGAGCGCGGACATCGCGCGCGCGAAGGGCGCCCGCGTCGTCGTGTCCGGTCGCGCGAGCGCCGCCCACACGCGCAACACCGGCTGGGAGGCCGCGCGCGATGCGGGCGCGGAGCACGTCCTCTTCCTCGACTCCGACGCGATTCCCGTTTCCGGCTGGGCCGCCGCCCTCGCGGGGCGCCTCGCAAAAGGCGATGCCGACATCGCGGGCGGCCACGTCGCCTCGCGTCCCTCCACGCGCTTCGAGCGCGCCTACGATCGCATGTACGAGGCCATCGACGCGCGCTCCTTCCGGGACGGGTCGGCGCTCCTTTCCGGCGCGACGCTCGGCGTGCGCGCTTCGCTCTACGACACCGCGCGATTCGACCCGACGTTGCCGGGCGCCCTCTGCGAGGACGTCGACTTCCTCGCGCGGGCCATGAAGGCGGGGGCGCGCGCCGTCTACGTTCCCGAGGCCGTCGTCCACCACCACCATCCGCCGAACCTCCGCGCTTTCGTGCGGCAGGAGACGCGACGCGGGCGCGGACGCGCGATCATCGTCGCGCGGCACCCCGAGCGCGCGGGCGACGCCTCCGTCCGGTCGTGGCCCGGTTGGGTGTGGGACGTGACGGTCAAGGCGCCCTGGCACCTCGAGCACGCGCGGCGCGCGGCCGGATTCGACCCCGCGGTGATGGGGCTCCACTGGCTACGCATGGCCGCCGGCCACTGGGGCTACCTGCGCGAGGCGGCGAGGCTCAACCGATCTCGATCGTGA
- a CDS encoding oligosaccharide flippase family protein: MTAFAPRALRNLLKEDLARGSGVNLAFTALHAVLGVAAAVVAARFLGPAGLGVVALGFMLLEFLSAFDNLPTAAFIREYSIAPERRKVATAFAAKLGLGLVTTVVVLALSPLIASLLDIPIIVPAGFALIPTVAAFGSVAIAAREARRDNLRRNVPGTVERLVTLALYVLILVVPALPYSPVALFVAATVTASVVGSAAAFLVAPPFDPREADWREARAYLSFGLRTQTVSLLEKTVFWIDILLIDILLGNHATTGLYRAAYSVMAYLPMVAGVVTIMLYPALSEAFGHGRKDEFARTFSLGFFYGLAIAIPGALVALLFPEFIVLTLFGPGFEGAAPLLAGLAPVAVLAVAMIPFSVSFPAMNRPDLALRLGLVMVVVNVPLDLVLIPVMGPVGAIVATAAAFLAGLGFALYATLRVGGRAPSLAHVREVMGR, translated from the coding sequence GTGACCGCGTTCGCGCCCCGCGCGCTCCGGAACCTCCTCAAGGAGGATCTCGCGCGCGGATCGGGCGTGAACCTTGCGTTCACCGCGCTCCACGCTGTCCTGGGCGTGGCGGCGGCCGTGGTCGCGGCCCGGTTCCTCGGCCCCGCGGGGCTCGGCGTCGTCGCGCTCGGCTTCATGCTCCTCGAGTTCCTCAGCGCGTTCGACAACCTGCCCACGGCCGCGTTCATCCGGGAATACAGCATCGCGCCCGAACGTCGCAAGGTCGCGACGGCCTTCGCGGCGAAGCTCGGCCTCGGACTCGTGACCACCGTCGTCGTGCTGGCGTTGTCGCCCCTCATCGCGAGCCTGCTCGACATCCCGATCATCGTGCCCGCGGGCTTCGCGCTCATCCCGACCGTCGCCGCGTTCGGCTCGGTCGCCATCGCCGCGCGCGAGGCCCGTCGCGACAACCTGCGACGCAACGTTCCCGGCACGGTCGAGCGTCTCGTCACGCTCGCGCTCTACGTGCTCATCCTCGTCGTCCCAGCGCTCCCCTACAGTCCAGTCGCGCTTTTCGTCGCGGCCACCGTCACCGCAAGCGTCGTGGGCTCGGCGGCGGCCTTCCTCGTCGCGCCGCCGTTCGACCCGCGCGAGGCCGATTGGCGCGAAGCGCGCGCGTATCTCTCGTTCGGCCTGCGCACCCAGACTGTGAGCCTGCTCGAGAAGACGGTTTTCTGGATCGACATCCTCCTCATCGACATCCTTCTCGGTAACCACGCGACGACCGGCCTCTACCGGGCGGCCTACAGCGTCATGGCCTACCTGCCGATGGTGGCGGGCGTCGTCACCATCATGCTCTACCCCGCGCTTTCCGAGGCCTTCGGTCACGGCCGCAAGGACGAATTCGCCCGCACGTTCTCGCTCGGGTTCTTCTACGGCCTCGCGATCGCGATCCCGGGGGCGCTTGTGGCGCTCCTCTTCCCGGAGTTCATCGTCCTGACGCTCTTCGGCCCCGGCTTCGAGGGCGCGGCGCCGCTTCTTGCGGGTCTCGCGCCCGTCGCGGTCCTCGCGGTCGCGATGATTCCCTTCTCCGTCTCGTTCCCCGCGATGAACCGGCCCGACCTCGCCTTGCGGCTGGGGCTGGTCATGGTGGTCGTGAACGTGCCCCTCGACCTCGTGCTCATTCCCGTCATGGGCCCCGTCGGGGCCATCGTGGCCACCGCGGCAGCCTTCCTCGCGGGCCTCGGATTTGCCCTGTACGCCACCCTCCGCGTCGGCGGCCGGGCGCCCAGCCTCGCTCACGTCCGGGAAGTCATGGGCCGCTGA
- a CDS encoding glycosyltransferase family 4 protein, whose product MHVAQVCVRFGGPGGAEAHVKALAAGLARRGHRVTVVTTDLWTEIPWVRRDPSDFPPPPEGVEVVRVPALEGLPPLSRAPAFPGMFRALGALEDVDVIHAHSHRYFQLWPAAWVSHRRGIPLAVTPHYHPAEDHLPAWKRGLARVVDHAMAATVYARASRILTVTDREKDLLSFLPRGKMVTVPNGLDVARWRAPAPATPFATPYILYAGRLASNKGLATLIDAFAALAPARPGLRLVLVGEDWGERGRLEKRAADLGLADRVLFAGHLDEAGYRSAMAGAAVFALPSAWEAFGIVLLEAGMAGLPVVATAVGGVPDVVEEGVTGHLVPYGDAATLADRLGALVDDPVRAAAMGRAGAKRAEGFDWGAIVERLEGVYLAMLRES is encoded by the coding sequence GTGCACGTCGCGCAGGTGTGCGTCCGCTTCGGCGGCCCCGGCGGGGCCGAGGCCCACGTCAAGGCCCTCGCCGCCGGCCTCGCGCGGCGCGGTCACCGCGTCACCGTCGTCACGACCGATCTTTGGACGGAGATTCCCTGGGTCCGCCGGGACCCGTCGGACTTCCCGCCCCCTCCCGAGGGCGTCGAGGTCGTGCGCGTGCCCGCGCTCGAAGGCCTCCCGCCCCTCTCGCGGGCGCCGGCCTTCCCGGGCATGTTCCGCGCCCTCGGGGCGCTCGAGGACGTCGACGTCATCCACGCCCACAGCCACCGCTACTTCCAGCTCTGGCCCGCCGCGTGGGTCTCGCACCGGCGAGGCATTCCGCTTGCGGTCACGCCCCATTACCATCCGGCCGAAGACCATCTTCCGGCCTGGAAGCGCGGCCTCGCGCGCGTCGTGGACCACGCGATGGCCGCGACCGTCTATGCGCGCGCTTCGCGCATCCTCACCGTCACCGACCGCGAGAAGGATCTTCTGTCGTTCCTCCCGCGCGGAAAGATGGTCACGGTCCCGAACGGCCTCGACGTCGCGCGGTGGCGCGCCCCCGCGCCCGCGACGCCGTTCGCGACGCCCTACATCCTCTACGCCGGCCGCCTCGCCTCCAACAAGGGCCTCGCGACCCTCATCGACGCCTTCGCGGCGCTCGCGCCCGCGCGACCCGGCCTGAGGCTCGTGCTCGTGGGCGAGGACTGGGGGGAACGCGGCCGCCTCGAAAAGCGGGCGGCCGACCTCGGTCTCGCCGATCGCGTGCTGTTCGCCGGGCATCTCGACGAGGCGGGCTACCGGTCCGCGATGGCGGGGGCCGCCGTCTTCGCGCTTCCGAGCGCGTGGGAGGCGTTCGGCATCGTCCTCCTCGAAGCCGGCATGGCGGGTCTCCCCGTGGTCGCGACGGCCGTGGGGGGCGTGCCCGATGTCGTCGAGGAGGGCGTCACGGGCCATCTCGTGCCGTACGGCGACGCGGCGACGCTCGCGGACCGGCTCGGCGCGCTCGTGGACGATCCCGTCCGCGCGGCCGCGATGGGTCGGGCGGGCGCGAAGCGCGCCGAAGGCTTCGACTGGGGCGCCATCGTCGAGCGGCTCGAAGGCGTCTACCTCGCCATGCTGCGCGAATCCTAG
- a CDS encoding ATP-binding protein, with protein MAGALVAAALSLVAGSLLVLLGHAPDPVPAGLHEISQPNAGATVAFAAAVVLLARVGFVFDLGGRTLKLGLEETALFVGVLLLPAPHVVLGVAAAAVVDRIALRGPSAGNVADAASMVLASTLAILVVGALRVAGLDAPWAGLAAPPVYFVAASMLASAHVGASAGASALDVFRERFAGWTFLGAALATSLGLLVYALFRLSPLAAVAVVPTLLYLMRFGRLSQRKNEEIRTHERLAKATAEVAGESDVDGVAQRVMEASLELLSCGEVRLSLETERGRRLWSRRFAEASTEGITETLVTADARRVGEITIFARAGRESFGPRERHLLRTVAAGATSAVLNAQAIEAARRASRDLAESERRYRDLFDTTNVLILVLDERAVIVDANPAAAEVLGSSPEALVGLDAATLVLDEDRESFAAVLARLDAHDVARDVEVRFLREDGGVLTLLVDGRTSEGQRGARQRVLVARDITYLKDLEAERREAMARQAESIRRLENANRELEEFTLWTTHDMREPLRSVGTIARFLHEDIDHLEKDEARDMARRIHEGAERLKERVKALHAFSRIVQQDDAFEDVDLNGVVDGVLAAFEVKIREKSAEIDWPEGGFPTVRAQPHRIDQVFANLVENALKYGLAERPVVELAVEDEGERWRFSVTDNGPGIPEEYRERIFGLFQRGPRTDEAGSGAGLAIVKRIVEQHGGRVWLASEAGDGATFVFTLPKTRPRPGDREAPGVTASV; from the coding sequence GTGGCGGGCGCGCTCGTTGCGGCCGCGCTTTCGCTCGTGGCGGGGAGCCTCCTTGTTCTCCTCGGCCACGCCCCCGACCCGGTCCCGGCCGGCCTCCACGAGATCAGCCAACCGAACGCGGGCGCCACCGTCGCCTTCGCGGCCGCCGTCGTTCTCCTCGCCCGGGTGGGATTCGTGTTCGACTTGGGCGGCCGGACGTTGAAGCTCGGTCTCGAGGAGACGGCGCTCTTCGTCGGCGTCCTCCTCCTTCCCGCGCCCCATGTCGTCCTCGGCGTCGCCGCCGCGGCGGTCGTGGACCGCATCGCGCTGCGGGGCCCCTCGGCGGGAAACGTCGCGGACGCCGCTTCGATGGTCCTCGCCTCGACGCTTGCCATCCTCGTCGTCGGCGCCCTGCGCGTCGCGGGCCTCGATGCCCCGTGGGCGGGCCTCGCGGCGCCTCCCGTCTATTTCGTCGCGGCGAGCATGCTTGCGAGCGCGCACGTGGGGGCCAGCGCCGGGGCGAGCGCGCTCGACGTTTTCCGCGAGCGCTTCGCGGGATGGACGTTTCTCGGCGCCGCGCTCGCGACGAGCCTGGGCCTTCTCGTCTACGCGCTCTTCCGTCTGTCGCCCCTCGCGGCGGTCGCGGTGGTGCCCACGCTCCTCTATCTCATGCGCTTCGGGCGACTGAGCCAGCGCAAGAACGAGGAGATCCGCACCCACGAGCGCCTCGCGAAGGCCACGGCGGAGGTCGCGGGCGAAAGCGATGTCGACGGGGTGGCCCAACGGGTCATGGAGGCCTCGCTCGAGCTCCTGAGCTGCGGCGAAGTCCGGCTGTCGCTCGAGACGGAGCGCGGTCGGCGCCTGTGGTCGAGGCGTTTCGCGGAGGCGTCGACCGAAGGCATCACCGAAACGCTCGTCACGGCCGACGCGCGGCGCGTCGGCGAGATCACCATCTTCGCCCGCGCGGGCCGGGAGTCGTTCGGTCCGCGGGAGCGCCACCTGCTGCGCACGGTCGCCGCGGGCGCGACCTCGGCCGTCCTGAACGCCCAGGCCATCGAGGCGGCGCGCCGGGCCTCCCGGGATCTCGCGGAAAGCGAGCGGCGTTACCGCGATCTCTTCGACACGACGAACGTCCTCATCCTCGTCCTCGACGAGCGCGCCGTCATCGTCGACGCGAATCCCGCCGCGGCGGAGGTTCTCGGATCGAGCCCCGAGGCGCTCGTGGGCCTCGACGCCGCGACGCTCGTCCTGGACGAGGACCGGGAGTCGTTTGCGGCCGTGCTCGCCCGGCTCGACGCGCACGACGTGGCCCGGGACGTCGAAGTCCGATTCCTCCGAGAGGACGGCGGCGTCCTGACGCTCCTCGTGGACGGCCGCACGAGCGAAGGTCAGCGCGGCGCGCGCCAGCGCGTGCTCGTCGCCCGCGACATCACGTATCTCAAGGATCTCGAGGCGGAGCGTCGGGAGGCGATGGCCCGGCAGGCCGAGAGCATCCGCCGCCTCGAGAACGCGAACCGCGAGCTCGAGGAGTTTACGCTGTGGACGACGCACGACATGCGGGAGCCGCTGAGGAGCGTGGGAACGATCGCGCGTTTCCTCCACGAGGACATCGACCACCTCGAAAAGGATGAGGCGCGGGACATGGCCCGTCGCATCCACGAGGGCGCCGAGCGATTGAAGGAGCGCGTGAAGGCGCTCCACGCCTTCAGCCGCATCGTGCAGCAGGATGACGCGTTCGAGGACGTCGACCTGAACGGCGTCGTCGATGGCGTCCTCGCGGCCTTCGAGGTCAAGATCCGGGAGAAATCCGCCGAGATCGACTGGCCCGAAGGCGGCTTCCCGACCGTGCGCGCGCAGCCGCATCGCATCGATCAGGTCTTCGCGAACCTCGTCGAGAACGCGCTCAAATACGGTCTCGCCGAGCGCCCCGTCGTCGAGCTCGCCGTCGAGGACGAAGGCGAGCGCTGGCGGTTCTCGGTCACCGACAACGGTCCGGGCATACCCGAGGAATACCGCGAGCGCATCTTCGGGCTCTTCCAGCGGGGTCCACGCACGGACGAGGCGGGCTCGGGCGCGGGCCTCGCCATCGTGAAGCGGATCGTCGAGCAGCACGGAGGCCGCGTCTGGTTGGCAAGCGAGGCCGGCGACGGCGCCACGTTCGTGTTCACGCTGCCGAAGACGAGGCCCCGCCCGGGCGACCGGGAGGCCCCCGGCGTCACCGCGAGCGTCTAG